A region from the Hydra vulgaris chromosome 10, alternate assembly HydraT2T_AEP genome encodes:
- the LOC136085798 gene encoding uncharacterized protein LOC136085798, translated as MAEEKAVAEEKVKSRKRARHWDDEETKILISKWSEDNIQEKLKSCTRKGKIWEEILLFLQASGYEDRDKEMCKTRIHTLTSAYRNYIDNKRNTSGTGPSKKPSCFDEIDKVLSDKPTTLPTFLKSSSGMNVIIEKTAEVNNFNNCVNELVNCEHIDIETTPSSSKSEELVKKDNSFYFKKSKKKKSRSEVMFEQLNATVNKFMTSQADIDHKILESILENHKQEESCVILKVRQVEDLYFIEIELSLADLTLEKLTCTIKEEFSVQDNASLLITKLPNVLIRNDKDVKRLKSGTEIEFLIMIKKM; from the exons ATGGCGGAGGAAAAAGCTGTTGCTGaagaaaaagttaaatctaGAAAGAGAGCTAGACATTGGGATGATGAGgaaacaaaaatactaattagtAAATGGTCAGAAGATAATATCCAAGAAAAGTTGAAGTCATGCACAag aAAAGGAAAAATTTGGGAGGAAATTTTGCTATTCTTGCAAGCTTCTGGATATGAAGACAGAGATAAAGAGATGTGTAAAACAAGAATTCACACATTGACAAGTGCATATCGcaattatattgataataaacgAAATACAAGTGGGACTGGTCCTTCCAAAAAACCATCCTGCTTTGATGAAATTGATAAGGTTCTTAGTGACAAACCAACCACATTaccaacttttttgaaaagttcCTCAGGCAtgaatgttattattgaaaaaactgcagaagtgaataattttaataattgtgtTAATGAGTTAGTAAACTGTGAACATATAGACATTGAAACTACTCCGTCAAGTTCTAAATCTGAAGAGTtggtaaaaaaagataatagtttttactttaaaaaatccaaaaagaaaaaatcaagaagTGAGGTAATGTTTGAACAATTAAATGCCactgttaataaatttatgaccTCTCAGGCTGATattgatcataaaattttagaaagtatTTTAGAAAACCACAAACAAGAAGAATCATGTGTTATATTAAAAGTTCGTCAAGTtgaagatttatattttattgaaatagaaCTTTCATTGGCAGATTTGACACTAGAAAAACTTACTTGCACAATAAAAGAGGAATTTTCAGTTCAAGATAATGCATCTTTATTGATTACCAAGTTACCAAATGTACTTATCCGAAATGATAAGGATGTTAAACGTCTTAAAAGTGGGACTGAGATAGAGtttttaattatgattaaaaaaatgtga
- the LOC136085797 gene encoding putative nuclease HARBI1, with the protein MALSKKNLISKLRVLLYISRKKRRLQLQHILINCITAYNFAVYRKIWTKPRSQSFWYETTVNCWNEDDWIKNIRMSKAAFNYLCKEVSPFMPIQGTNFRKSLPLEMKLAVTLYFLSGSADYRTIANLFGLGKSTVCTIVHRICKHFVDNLMKKYISLPSREETMEIIVSFEKLYGFPQVVGAVDGCHIRIKAPHKNSEDYINRKEYHSIILQGLVDSKYLFRDIFVGWTGKSHDSRVFKNSPLYKECLARTFLPTNLSKIIDNIEIGPLILGDSAYPLKNWLMKPYSDRGNLSIEEAKFNVSLSKCRVVVENGFGRLKGRFQCLLKRLDTTVEHTVNIVTTCCILHNFCTLTKQKYLNEWIEQTEIDLVNPILNHSCIELDNKAEFIRNSIKKHYFTTV; encoded by the coding sequence ATGGCGCTCTCAAAGAAAAACTTGATCTCGAAGTTACGAGTATTATTGTACATATCAAGGAAAAAAAGAAGACTGCAATTGCAGCACATACTGATAAACTGTATTACTGCTTATAATTTTGCGGTTTACAGAAAAATTTGGACTAAACCTCGCAGTCAAAGCTTTTGGTACGAAACAACGGTAAACTGTTGGAACGAAGATGATTGGATAAAAAACATAAGAATGTCTAAAGCAGCCTTTAATTATCTGTGCAAGGAAGTTTCACCTTTTATGCCTATACAAGGCACTAACTTTCGTAAATCTTTGCCTTTAGAAATGAAGTTAGCTGTGacactttactttttaagtgGATCTGCAGATTACCGAACAATAGCCAATTTATTTGGCTTAGGAAAATCAACTGTTTGTACAATAGTTCACagaatttgtaaacattttgttGATAACTTAATGAAGAAATACATTTCCTTACCCTCAAGGGAAGAAACAATGGAGATTATagtaagttttgaaaaattatatggTTTTCCACAAGTAGTTGGAGCAGTTGATGGATGTCACATAAGAATAAAGGCTCCTCATAAAAATTCAGAGGACTATATAAACAGAAAAGAATATCACTCCATTATTTTACAGGGATTGGTAGACAGCAAGTATTTATTTAGAGATATTTTTGTAGGGTGGACTGGCAAATCACACGATTCaagggtttttaaaaattctcccTTATATAAAGAGTGTCTGGCTAGAACCTTTTTACCtacaaacttatctaaaataattgataatattgaaattggTCCTCTTATCCTTGGTGATTCAGCATATCCCCTTAAAAATTGGCTTATGAAACCTTACTCAGATCGTGGAAATCTTAGTATAGAAGAAGCAAAGTTTAACGTTTCTCTTAGTAAATGTCGTGTGGTGGTGGAGAATGGATTTGGAAGATTAAAAGGTCGATTTCAATGTCTTTTAAAGAGATTAGATACAACAGTTGAACACACAGTCAATATTGTTACAACATGTTGTATACTACATAACTTCTGTACTTTGACAaagcaaaagtatttaaatgaaTGGATTGAACAAACAGAAATTGACTTAGTAAACCCTATATTAAACCACAGTTGCATTGAACTTGACAATAAAGCTGAGTTTATTAGAAAttccataaaaaaacattattttacaacTGTTTAg